Proteins from one Rosa chinensis cultivar Old Blush chromosome 7, RchiOBHm-V2, whole genome shotgun sequence genomic window:
- the LOC112180898 gene encoding trihelix transcription factor GTL1 isoform X2 has translation MQGGQSHYGASAPAPAPAAEGAAATTSMAAEAAAADQTHVVEEASPISSRPPAGGAISAVNLDELMTLSGAAADVAADQGGGGGGGSGGGNRWPRQETLALLKIRSEMDVAFRDATLKGPLWEDVSRKLAELGYKRNAKKCKEKFENVHKYYKRTKEGRAGRQDGKSYKFFSELEALHGTTANVSASPPVHVANTPVSIGFGSISSPMPISSFRMTSGSGTTSTIPGMTSQGGGAGAGAIPVMPSSQPPPPPAPPMDMNFSSNSSSSSSHDEYEDDDEVAGEPSTNTSRKRKRGLGTRSSSSREGGGSTRRMMEFFEILMKQVMQKQETMQQRFLEVIEKREQDRNIREDAWKRQEMARLTREHELMTQERAISASRDAAIIAFLQKITGQTIQLPPPLNVHNAPPPPVPPSVSSVHVTPVSAPPPQPSVQQFHPHATPTAQVSRHQIQTAIPPHPQTEVVMAVPEQQVAPPQENVVGSGGGFEATTSSSRWPKAEVLALIKLRSGLETRYQEAGPKGPLWEEISAGMQRMGYKRNPKRCKEKWENINKYFKKVKESNKARPEDAKTCPYFHELDALYRKRVLGGGPSGGGSSSSLGNQNIQQQPPATQGTVAASVPAPQTQGTVAATDQSGNKNGDHSPNLQKNLFGDAPEEAAKKKTL, from the exons ATGCAAGGCGGGCAGTCCCATTACGGAGCTTCAGCTCCAGCTCCAGCTCCAGCTGCCGAAGGGGCCGCTGCTACTACTTCCATGGCGGCGGAGGCAGCAGCAGCAGACCAAACGCATGTAGTTGAAGAGGCTTCCCCCATCAGCAGCAGGCCGCCGGCGGGAGGAGCAATCTCCGCCGTCAATTTGGACGAGCTCATGACGCTCTCCGGTGCAGCAGCTGACGTGGCGGCAGATCAAggcggtggcggcggtggaGGTTCCGGCGGCGGGAACAGATGGCCGCGTCAGGAGACGCTGGCGCTTCTTAAGATTCGGTCCGAGATGGATGTGGCCTTCCGCGACGCCACTCTCAAAGGTCCCTTATGGGAAGATGTTTCCag GAAGCTAGCGGAGCTGGGTTACAAGCGAAATGCGAAGAAGTGCAAAGAGAAATTCGAAAACGTTCACAAGTATTATAAGAGGACCAAAGAAGGCCGGGCCGGGCGGCAAGACGGCAAGAGTTACAAGTTTTTCAGTGAGCTGGAGGCGCTCCACGGCACCACCGCCAACGTGTCGGCTTCTCCGCCGGTCCACGTCGCCAACACTCCGGTTTCTATCGGTTTCGGATCCATCAGCAGCCCGATGCCCATTTCGTCCTTCCGGATGACTAGTGGCAGTGGCACCACTTCTACTATTCCGGGTATGACCTCGCAGGGTGGGGGTGCGGGTGCGGGTGCAATTCCAGTAATGCCCTCGTCCCAACCACCACCGCCCCCGGCCCCTCCCATGGACATGAATTTCTCTTCCAacagctcctcctcctcctcgcaCGATGAGTACGAGGACGACGATGAGGTGGCGGGAGAGCCGTCGACGAACACGAGCCGGAAGCGGAAGAGAGGTTTAGGGACGAGGTCGTCGTCGTCGAGAGAGGGCGGCGGAAGCACGAGAAGGATGATGGAGTTTTTCGAGATTCTGATGAAGCAGGTGATGCAGAAGCAGGAGACGATGCAGCAGAGGTTTCTGGAGGTGATTGAGAAGAGGGAGCAAGATCGGAACATAAGGGAAGACGCTTGGAAGAGGCAAGAGATGGCCAGGCTGACTAGAGAGCACGAGCTCATGACTCAAGAGCGAGCCATTTCGGCTTCCAGAGACGCCGCCATTATCGCTTTTCTGCAGAAAATTACCGGCCAGACTATCCAATTGCCTCCGCCCCTAAACGTCCACAATGCTCCTCCCCCGCCGGTGCCGCCGTCTGTGTCGTCGGTCCATGTCACGCCAGTATCAGCACCACCGCCGCAACCATCAGTTCAACAATTTCATCCGCACGCTACTCCAACTGCTCAAGTTTCACGGCATCAAATTCAAACTGCGATCCCTCCTCATCCTCAGACGGAGGTAGTTATGGCTGTGCCGGAGCAACAGGTGGCACCGCCACAGGAGAATGTAGTCGGTAGTGGAGGAGGTTTTGAGGCAACAACCTCATCGTCGAGGTGGCCCAAGGCGGAAGTTCTTGCACTGATAAAGCTGAGGAGCGGACTGGAGACTAGGTATCAAGAGGCTGGGCCGAAAGGCCCACTTTGGGAGGAGATTTCCGCAGGGATGCAGCGAATGGGGTACAAGAGGAATCCCAAGAGGTGCAAAGAGAAATGGGAGAACATCAACAAGTACTTCAAGAAAGTGAAGGAGAGCAACAAGGCTAGGCCTGAAGATGCGAAAACGTGTCCTTATTTTCACGAACTTGATGCACTCTACCGGAAGAGGGTACTCGGCGGTGGCCCTAGTGGTGGTGGAAGCAGCAGCTCATTGGGTAATCAGAATATCCAACAACAGCCACCGGCTACTCAAGGGACAGTAGCAGCTTCTGTGCCTGCACCACAAACACAAGGAACAGTAGCAGCTACTGATCAATCAGGAAACAAGAATGGCGATCATAGCCCAAATCTGCAAAAGAATCTCTTTGGAGATGCACCTGAAGAGGCAGCCAAGAAG AAGACATTGTGA
- the LOC112180898 gene encoding trihelix transcription factor GTL1 isoform X1 yields the protein MQGGQSHYGASAPAPAPAAEGAAATTSMAAEAAAADQTHVVEEASPISSRPPAGGAISAVNLDELMTLSGAAADVAADQGGGGGGGSGGGNRWPRQETLALLKIRSEMDVAFRDATLKGPLWEDVSRKLAELGYKRNAKKCKEKFENVHKYYKRTKEGRAGRQDGKSYKFFSELEALHGTTANVSASPPVHVANTPVSIGFGSISSPMPISSFRMTSGSGTTSTIPGMTSQGGGAGAGAIPVMPSSQPPPPPAPPMDMNFSSNSSSSSSHDEYEDDDEVAGEPSTNTSRKRKRGLGTRSSSSREGGGSTRRMMEFFEILMKQVMQKQETMQQRFLEVIEKREQDRNIREDAWKRQEMARLTREHELMTQERAISASRDAAIIAFLQKITGQTIQLPPPLNVHNAPPPPVPPSVSSVHVTPVSAPPPQPSVQQFHPHATPTAQVSRHQIQTAIPPHPQTEVVMAVPEQQVAPPQENVVGSGGGFEATTSSSRWPKAEVLALIKLRSGLETRYQEAGPKGPLWEEISAGMQRMGYKRNPKRCKEKWENINKYFKKVKESNKARPEDAKTCPYFHELDALYRKRVLGGGPSGGGSSSSLGNQNIQQQPPATQGTVAASVPAPQTQGTVAATDQSGNKNGDHSPNLQKNLFGDAPEEAAKKPEDIVKELMGQQQQQHHHHPQQLLNQQGVEQQLVVEDYDRVEEADSDINLDQDEEEDEDDEEDEEMDEESRKMDYKIEFQKQQNTGPSSNGGGNGAPSFLAMVQ from the exons ATGCAAGGCGGGCAGTCCCATTACGGAGCTTCAGCTCCAGCTCCAGCTCCAGCTGCCGAAGGGGCCGCTGCTACTACTTCCATGGCGGCGGAGGCAGCAGCAGCAGACCAAACGCATGTAGTTGAAGAGGCTTCCCCCATCAGCAGCAGGCCGCCGGCGGGAGGAGCAATCTCCGCCGTCAATTTGGACGAGCTCATGACGCTCTCCGGTGCAGCAGCTGACGTGGCGGCAGATCAAggcggtggcggcggtggaGGTTCCGGCGGCGGGAACAGATGGCCGCGTCAGGAGACGCTGGCGCTTCTTAAGATTCGGTCCGAGATGGATGTGGCCTTCCGCGACGCCACTCTCAAAGGTCCCTTATGGGAAGATGTTTCCag GAAGCTAGCGGAGCTGGGTTACAAGCGAAATGCGAAGAAGTGCAAAGAGAAATTCGAAAACGTTCACAAGTATTATAAGAGGACCAAAGAAGGCCGGGCCGGGCGGCAAGACGGCAAGAGTTACAAGTTTTTCAGTGAGCTGGAGGCGCTCCACGGCACCACCGCCAACGTGTCGGCTTCTCCGCCGGTCCACGTCGCCAACACTCCGGTTTCTATCGGTTTCGGATCCATCAGCAGCCCGATGCCCATTTCGTCCTTCCGGATGACTAGTGGCAGTGGCACCACTTCTACTATTCCGGGTATGACCTCGCAGGGTGGGGGTGCGGGTGCGGGTGCAATTCCAGTAATGCCCTCGTCCCAACCACCACCGCCCCCGGCCCCTCCCATGGACATGAATTTCTCTTCCAacagctcctcctcctcctcgcaCGATGAGTACGAGGACGACGATGAGGTGGCGGGAGAGCCGTCGACGAACACGAGCCGGAAGCGGAAGAGAGGTTTAGGGACGAGGTCGTCGTCGTCGAGAGAGGGCGGCGGAAGCACGAGAAGGATGATGGAGTTTTTCGAGATTCTGATGAAGCAGGTGATGCAGAAGCAGGAGACGATGCAGCAGAGGTTTCTGGAGGTGATTGAGAAGAGGGAGCAAGATCGGAACATAAGGGAAGACGCTTGGAAGAGGCAAGAGATGGCCAGGCTGACTAGAGAGCACGAGCTCATGACTCAAGAGCGAGCCATTTCGGCTTCCAGAGACGCCGCCATTATCGCTTTTCTGCAGAAAATTACCGGCCAGACTATCCAATTGCCTCCGCCCCTAAACGTCCACAATGCTCCTCCCCCGCCGGTGCCGCCGTCTGTGTCGTCGGTCCATGTCACGCCAGTATCAGCACCACCGCCGCAACCATCAGTTCAACAATTTCATCCGCACGCTACTCCAACTGCTCAAGTTTCACGGCATCAAATTCAAACTGCGATCCCTCCTCATCCTCAGACGGAGGTAGTTATGGCTGTGCCGGAGCAACAGGTGGCACCGCCACAGGAGAATGTAGTCGGTAGTGGAGGAGGTTTTGAGGCAACAACCTCATCGTCGAGGTGGCCCAAGGCGGAAGTTCTTGCACTGATAAAGCTGAGGAGCGGACTGGAGACTAGGTATCAAGAGGCTGGGCCGAAAGGCCCACTTTGGGAGGAGATTTCCGCAGGGATGCAGCGAATGGGGTACAAGAGGAATCCCAAGAGGTGCAAAGAGAAATGGGAGAACATCAACAAGTACTTCAAGAAAGTGAAGGAGAGCAACAAGGCTAGGCCTGAAGATGCGAAAACGTGTCCTTATTTTCACGAACTTGATGCACTCTACCGGAAGAGGGTACTCGGCGGTGGCCCTAGTGGTGGTGGAAGCAGCAGCTCATTGGGTAATCAGAATATCCAACAACAGCCACCGGCTACTCAAGGGACAGTAGCAGCTTCTGTGCCTGCACCACAAACACAAGGAACAGTAGCAGCTACTGATCAATCAGGAAACAAGAATGGCGATCATAGCCCAAATCTGCAAAAGAATCTCTTTGGAGATGCACCTGAAGAGGCAGCCAAGAAG CCAGAAGACATTGTGAAGGAGTTGATGGGgcaacagcaacaacaacatcatcatcatccacaACAACTACTCAACCAACAAGGGGTGGAGCAGCAATTAGTAGTAGAAGACTATGATAGAGTTGAGGAAGCTGACAGCGACATCAATCTCGATCAAGATGAGGAGGAAGacgaagatgacgaagaggatGAAGAAATGGATGAGGAGAGCAGGAAGATGGATTATAAGATTGAGTTTCAGAAGCAACAGAATACAGGCCCTTCATCTAATGGGGGAGGCAATGGGGCACCCTCCTTCTTGGCAATGGTTCAATGA